In the genome of Hyphobacterium sp. CCMP332, one region contains:
- a CDS encoding class I SAM-dependent methyltransferase gives MKFQFGKEQIFTSNRMSKYPFIAKIISRFFGYTNIGNYARFKVFKDIYPSFKLNNNSKILDLGCGYGEYSFALSRKLPNAEIHALDIDNNRISCLNQALEKAGNKNIKPYANRIEKLYQSNYDFIFSIDVFEHILPEEMPFEEVKRKLKPGGLFLVKIPNLKQRTILPQKYFEEHQEWLRDEHIGQVYDLESLKNRVSAEGFEIVSAKSTDGLCSRLAWEITYIAKKIGSICHLFILPLSKLLIHFDRILDNTKSGNAIHIIAQKPL, from the coding sequence ATGAAGTTTCAATTCGGGAAAGAACAAATTTTCACCAGCAATAGAATGAGCAAATATCCTTTTATTGCAAAAATCATCTCCAGGTTTTTTGGGTATACAAATATTGGTAATTATGCTCGATTTAAGGTATTTAAAGACATTTATCCAAGTTTCAAATTGAATAATAATTCAAAAATTCTGGATCTTGGCTGTGGTTACGGCGAATACAGTTTTGCCTTGTCCAGAAAGTTACCAAATGCTGAGATACATGCTTTGGATATTGATAATAACAGAATAAGTTGTTTGAACCAGGCTTTGGAAAAAGCAGGTAATAAAAACATAAAGCCATACGCCAATCGCATCGAAAAATTATATCAGAGCAATTATGATTTTATTTTCTCAATCGACGTATTTGAACATATTCTGCCTGAGGAGATGCCCTTTGAAGAAGTTAAAAGAAAACTAAAGCCCGGAGGTTTATTTCTTGTAAAAATTCCCAATTTGAAACAAAGAACCATTCTACCTCAAAAATATTTTGAAGAACATCAGGAATGGTTAAGAGATGAACATATAGGCCAGGTGTACGATCTGGAATCACTAAAAAATAGAGTTTCTGCCGAGGGTTTTGAAATTGTCAGTGCTAAATCCACGGATGGCTTGTGTTCACGATTGGCCTGGGAAATCACATATATAGCCAAAAAAATCGGTTCGATCTGTCATTTATTCATTTTGCCACTGAGCAAATTATTAATTCATTTTGATAGGATTCTGGATAATACCAAATCGGGGAATGCCATTCACATTATTGCTCAAAAACCCCTATAA
- a CDS encoding LytTR family transcriptional regulator DNA-binding domain-containing protein encodes MNNNTLLDKLKQCYHLLSAKERIAHIFIWISGLVLINIPSWDITVGEFHSQDYSLIVPGIYGLLINITLFYGNTCLVYFYIRKNRAEYFKQSSLLFLILCFVEILLDTIFWSAWNQRFEVPIVQSIVLGTFLMNAIFFLLPSFVYAVVLILRNEKPVKEKISIKDGMRNVLVKPKDILFIEADGNYVKFQLKHQKYLERNTLVQVLGKLPSEFIQCHRSYIVNTEQIREIQYSTIQIGDFTVPIGRSYRKTLRILN; translated from the coding sequence ATGAACAACAATACACTTTTGGATAAGCTAAAGCAATGCTATCATTTACTTTCAGCTAAGGAGCGTATTGCACATATTTTTATCTGGATTTCCGGGCTCGTTCTTATCAATATTCCTTCCTGGGACATTACCGTTGGAGAATTTCACAGCCAGGATTATTCGCTGATAGTTCCAGGTATTTATGGACTGCTCATCAACATCACTTTGTTTTATGGAAATACCTGCCTGGTCTATTTTTATATAAGAAAAAACAGAGCTGAATATTTTAAACAAAGCAGTCTGCTTTTTTTAATACTATGTTTTGTGGAAATACTCCTGGATACAATCTTTTGGTCGGCTTGGAATCAAAGATTTGAGGTTCCTATTGTTCAAAGTATAGTATTGGGCACGTTTTTAATGAACGCCATATTTTTTCTGCTGCCCTCATTTGTCTATGCTGTCGTTCTAATATTAAGAAACGAAAAGCCGGTAAAAGAAAAAATTAGCATTAAAGACGGCATGCGAAATGTTCTGGTAAAGCCCAAAGATATTTTGTTTATTGAAGCCGATGGTAATTATGTGAAATTTCAGCTAAAGCATCAAAAATATTTGGAGCGCAATACTTTGGTTCAGGTTTTGGGCAAACTCCCTTCTGAATTTATTCAATGCCATCGTTCTTATATTGTTAATACCGAACAGATCCGGGAAATTCAGTACAGCACTATTCAGATTGGTGATTTCACCGTACCCATAGGCAGGAGTTATAGAAAAACACTGCGCATACTCAATTAA
- a CDS encoding DUF2188 domain-containing protein: MAKKSNHVIPSQKSGGWSVKKSGSTRSSRIFETKEKAIKYGRAISKNEKTELFIHKKDGTIQNRNSYGNDPFPPRDKKH; encoded by the coding sequence ATGGCAAAGAAATCTAATCATGTAATCCCGTCTCAAAAAAGTGGAGGATGGTCAGTGAAAAAATCTGGATCCACAAGATCATCACGAATATTTGAAACTAAAGAGAAAGCTATCAAATATGGTCGAGCGATAAGCAAAAACGAAAAAACGGAACTTTTTATTCACAAAAAAGACGGAACAATTCAAAATAGAAATTCATATGGAAATGATCCTTTTCCACCACGTGATAAAAAACATTAG
- a CDS encoding glycosyltransferase family 2 protein, with protein MNAKVSIITVNYRQTEVSCELLRSIKALSYKNVETILVDNGRILNSDQKFLNIIPDLKIFHSEKNLGFAGANNLAIKASEGDYILLLNNDTEVPSNLIEKLLKHFDEKIAAISPIIRYYKNPVSIQYAGFSKINSITGRNRMEVTFNTNLSSSETNYFHGAAVMLSKAAIQKAGLMPEEYFLYYEELAWSEKFKKRGFKIKVAHDVYILHKESMSTGKGSPLKRYYQNRNRLKFLMKHSSILKFSFFMMFYILISFPRQFLSQNISHKKAILWAVKDFFMGTFSFKVNT; from the coding sequence ATGAATGCTAAGGTCAGTATTATCACTGTTAATTACCGACAGACAGAAGTCAGCTGTGAATTGCTTCGAAGCATAAAGGCTTTGAGTTATAAAAATGTAGAAACTATTCTTGTAGATAATGGGAGAATACTTAATTCCGATCAGAAATTTTTAAACATTATTCCAGACCTTAAAATTTTTCATTCTGAAAAAAATCTTGGCTTTGCCGGCGCTAACAATCTTGCGATAAAAGCATCTGAGGGTGACTATATTTTGCTCTTGAATAATGATACTGAAGTGCCCTCAAATCTCATCGAAAAGCTTTTAAAACACTTTGATGAAAAAATTGCCGCAATCAGCCCTATTATTCGATATTATAAAAATCCTGTATCAATCCAATATGCCGGATTTTCCAAAATCAATTCCATCACAGGTAGAAATCGAATGGAGGTTACATTCAATACCAATTTGAGCTCAAGTGAAACAAATTATTTTCATGGAGCTGCTGTGATGTTAAGCAAAGCGGCCATTCAAAAAGCGGGTTTGATGCCTGAAGAGTATTTTTTATACTATGAAGAACTGGCCTGGTCAGAGAAGTTCAAAAAAAGAGGTTTCAAAATTAAGGTCGCTCATGATGTTTACATTCTACACAAAGAATCTATGAGCACGGGGAAAGGCAGTCCTTTGAAAAGATACTATCAGAACAGAAACCGATTGAAATTCTTAATGAAACACAGCAGTATTCTGAAATTTTCTTTTTTCATGATGTTTTACATTTTGATTTCCTTTCCAAGGCAATTTTTAAGTCAAAATATTTCGCATAAAAAAGCGATTTTATGGGCAGTCAAAGACTTCTTTATGGGCACTTTTTCATTCAAGGTAAATACATAA
- a CDS encoding beta-lactamase family protein, translated as MKKFVGLFFLLVSFITRAQLYEYFKAEKIYGHFNGVVLVKKDSNAVLEYTSGRDVDQSEISINTAFDIGSLSKQFTAAAILQLASEGKLDLHGFINTYLGEYASDRWKKVTIHQLLTHTSGIPSLYQTEQGLEIFMPEERPIALKDLINRFSDAKLLFSPGEEFSYSNSGYILLAAIIENISGQTYKIYMESKVFAAHDLQNTCFGEPLHAARPFYGYRNDLLKPAPVFDPSWYPGAGGIYSTAADLSKWILIIQNEDFLNEKLRPAFLKPQIANGRYGYGWQFAENGIIEHDGANNGFVSFLSFKAESNEHHVILTNRSFEDIHALGKSVNMLREWSSRIWKYSQGETIEPLSLALSDSLFSGDYYFEDQSKLTFTPTDTFINVSYSDGIVSRIIPKTSLPGVSESELRMIGIADCLERKKYWKFAKYCDSEMKFVSYFGLMRIGMNMMKKQVGKMISIIPYYVKERHGLMRMHGDKGDLDLIIYFDEEQKVKGVFDHGFYPKTSINEMRAYPIGNGMYYLDGFPYGEASLSIELKKESVVLHQKQKQIPAVKKFAKPK; from the coding sequence TTGAAAAAGTTTGTAGGTCTTTTCTTTCTGTTAGTTTCGTTTATTACCCGGGCGCAACTCTATGAGTATTTCAAAGCAGAAAAAATTTACGGGCATTTTAACGGTGTTGTGCTGGTCAAAAAAGACAGCAATGCTGTATTGGAATACACAAGCGGCCGGGACGTAGATCAATCCGAAATTTCAATAAATACAGCTTTTGATATCGGTTCGTTGAGCAAACAATTTACCGCTGCTGCCATACTTCAACTTGCATCCGAAGGCAAATTAGATCTGCATGGATTTATCAATACTTATTTGGGTGAATACGCTAGCGATAGATGGAAAAAAGTTACCATTCATCAGCTTTTAACGCATACAAGCGGAATACCAAGTTTATACCAGACCGAGCAGGGACTGGAAATTTTTATGCCCGAAGAAAGGCCAATTGCTTTAAAGGATTTGATCAATAGATTCAGCGATGCCAAACTATTGTTTTCACCCGGAGAGGAATTCAGTTATAGCAATTCGGGCTATATCCTTCTGGCGGCAATCATCGAAAATATTTCCGGTCAAACCTATAAGATATATATGGAATCCAAGGTATTTGCGGCTCATGATCTTCAAAACACCTGTTTTGGAGAGCCACTTCATGCGGCCAGGCCTTTTTACGGATACAGAAATGATCTTTTAAAACCCGCCCCGGTATTTGACCCTTCCTGGTACCCGGGAGCCGGGGGAATCTATTCGACAGCGGCCGATCTTTCAAAATGGATCCTTATCATTCAAAATGAAGATTTTCTCAATGAAAAGCTGAGACCTGCATTTTTAAAACCACAAATTGCCAATGGCAGATACGGCTATGGATGGCAATTTGCTGAAAATGGTATCATAGAGCACGATGGTGCAAACAATGGTTTTGTGAGTTTTCTAAGTTTTAAAGCAGAGAGCAATGAGCATCATGTCATTCTGACGAACCGCAGTTTTGAAGACATTCATGCCCTTGGCAAAAGCGTGAATATGCTGAGAGAATGGTCCTCAAGGATATGGAAATATTCGCAGGGCGAGACAATTGAGCCTTTGAGCTTAGCGCTTTCTGATTCACTTTTTTCAGGGGACTATTATTTTGAAGATCAGTCCAAATTGACATTTACTCCAACTGATACTTTTATAAATGTTAGTTACTCCGATGGCATTGTGAGCCGTATAATTCCAAAAACCAGTCTTCCCGGAGTATCGGAATCAGAATTAAGAATGATTGGAATCGCAGACTGTCTTGAGCGAAAAAAATACTGGAAGTTCGCCAAATATTGTGATTCGGAAATGAAATTCGTGTCTTATTTCGGATTGATGAGGATTGGAATGAATATGATGAAAAAACAAGTGGGCAAAATGATTTCAATTATTCCGTATTATGTGAAGGAAAGGCATGGCCTGATGCGAATGCATGGAGATAAGGGCGATCTTGATCTCATCATTTACTTTGATGAAGAGCAAAAGGTAAAGGGTGTTTTTGATCATGGATTTTACCCAAAAACAAGCATTAATGAAATGAGAGCCTATCCGATTGGCAATGGCATGTATTATCTCGATGGATTTCCATATGGTGAAGCATCGCTAAGCATTGAACTTAAAAAGGAATCTGTGGTATTGCACCAAAAGCAAAAACAAATCCCTGCTGTAAAAAAATTCGCAAAGCCAAAATAA
- a CDS encoding SAM-dependent DNA methyltransferase, whose protein sequence is MTTSNLVAKIWSFCDTLRDDGVSYSDYLEQLTFLLFLKMADEQEKGPQKRKSGIPDKYKWESIATKSGPKLEAHYIELLRELGKEKGMLGQIFTKAQNKIQDPAKLDRLVKMIGKETWVSMDADVKGDMYEGLLEKNAQDTKSGAGQYFTPRELITAIVECVRPEPRKTIADPACGTGGFFLSAYDFINNRDNYKLDKEDVRFLKEDTFHGWEIVASTARMSLMNLFLHNIGGLDKEPPVKREDALLTKPSDLFDYVLANPPFGKKSSITITNEEGKEEKEDLSYNRNDFWVTTTNKQLNFLQHIVSMLKTTGKAAVVLPDNVLFEGGVGETVRKKLMEKVDLHTILRLPTGIFYAQGVKANVLFFDAKPAAKDPWTKEVWIYDYRTNISHTLKKSPLRYEHLKEFVELYNPKNRHERKETWSEENKEGRWRKYSYDEILARDKTSLDISWLRDDSMIDLDNLPEPDILAAEIIENIEAALESFRDVALKLEKQ, encoded by the coding sequence ATGACAACAAGTAACCTAGTAGCCAAAATATGGTCCTTTTGTGACACCTTGAGAGATGATGGTGTAAGCTATTCAGATTACCTGGAGCAGCTTACATTCTTGCTTTTCCTGAAGATGGCAGATGAGCAAGAAAAAGGACCACAGAAAAGAAAATCAGGTATTCCGGATAAATATAAATGGGAAAGCATTGCCACTAAGAGTGGACCTAAACTGGAAGCTCATTATATAGAGCTTCTGCGAGAGCTCGGAAAGGAAAAAGGTATGCTGGGCCAAATCTTTACCAAAGCCCAGAATAAGATTCAAGACCCTGCCAAGTTAGATCGTCTAGTCAAGATGATTGGCAAAGAAACCTGGGTCAGCATGGATGCCGATGTAAAAGGAGACATGTATGAGGGGCTTTTGGAAAAGAACGCACAGGATACTAAAAGTGGTGCTGGCCAGTATTTCACTCCTAGAGAATTGATTACCGCCATTGTAGAATGTGTAAGACCAGAACCAAGAAAAACCATTGCCGATCCAGCTTGTGGAACAGGCGGTTTCTTTCTCTCCGCTTATGACTTCATCAACAACCGAGACAACTATAAGCTGGACAAAGAAGATGTTCGGTTTCTCAAAGAAGACACCTTTCACGGCTGGGAAATCGTAGCATCAACAGCCCGAATGAGTTTAATGAATCTTTTCCTTCATAACATTGGAGGACTAGATAAGGAGCCACCGGTGAAAAGAGAAGATGCCTTATTGACCAAACCAAGTGATCTATTTGATTATGTGCTGGCGAATCCACCTTTTGGCAAAAAGAGCAGCATTACCATCACCAATGAAGAAGGGAAAGAAGAAAAGGAAGACCTTAGCTACAATCGAAATGACTTTTGGGTAACTACTACCAACAAGCAGCTAAACTTTCTTCAGCACATTGTTTCCATGCTCAAAACCACCGGAAAAGCAGCTGTAGTGCTTCCTGATAATGTATTGTTCGAAGGAGGAGTAGGAGAGACTGTTCGAAAAAAGCTGATGGAGAAGGTAGACCTACATACCATTCTACGCTTACCAACAGGAATTTTCTATGCCCAAGGGGTCAAGGCCAATGTGCTCTTCTTTGACGCCAAACCAGCCGCTAAAGATCCATGGACCAAAGAGGTATGGATATATGACTATCGAACAAACATCAGTCACACGCTGAAGAAAAGTCCGTTGAGGTATGAGCATTTGAAGGAATTTGTAGAACTCTACAATCCCAAGAATCGTCACGAGCGCAAGGAAACCTGGTCGGAAGAAAACAAAGAGGGCAGATGGCGTAAATATTCGTATGACGAAATACTAGCTAGAGATAAAACGAGTTTAGACATCTCCTGGCTTAGAGATGACAGCATGATTGACCTGGATAACCTTCCAGAACCGGATATTTTAGCCGCAGAAATCATTGAAAACATTGAAGCGGCTTTGGAGAGTTTTAGGGATGTGGCTTTGAAATTAGAGAAACAATGA
- a CDS encoding GIY-YIG nuclease family protein has translation MPLLNKFYVYILTTKNHRVLYTGFTNDLHRRIYEHKNFIYENSFTAKYKISKLVYFEEFDDADQAKHREWLIKRYKREWKLNLINSINPNWEDLYNTL, from the coding sequence ATGCCTCTATTAAACAAATTTTATGTCTATATACTAACCACAAAAAACCATAGAGTGCTTTACACCGGTTTTACAAATGATTTGCACAGAAGAATATATGAACACAAAAATTTTATATACGAGAACAGCTTTACTGCAAAATATAAAATATCTAAGCTTGTTTATTTTGAAGAATTTGATGATGCTGATCAGGCAAAACATCGAGAATGGTTGATAAAGAGATATAAAAGGGAATGGAAATTAAATCTAATTAATTCTATAAATCCGAATTGGGAAGATCTCTACAATACTTTGTAA
- a CDS encoding glycosyltransferase family 2 protein — MQITFYILLAIIAYTYIGYGLVLILLNSFKKNKSPKPENNPLEVTLLIAAYNESRILTQKIKNSLSLDYPKSKLKIAIVTDGSTDSSRKIIEQYPYIIHYHKDERRGKINAINRIMPKIKSQITVFSDANVMLNKNAIFELIKHFSNENTAVVSGEKVILKDKNATASSSGEGFYWKYESFLKKMDAKLNTLVGSAGELFAIRTQLYSEVKEDTIIEDFFMTMSLASRGFKVEYEPKAIATETGSLNMKEEEKRKVRISAGGIQAITRLISLLKFWKHPLLTFQYLSHRVFRWTLTPLALFLIVPINALLLSQGLIFILVFTAQILFYLLAFFGYLLRNKSIKYKVIHIPYYFLFMNTCVIKGWIRFFKNSQNVTWEKSERIMTSKFVFATESNN; from the coding sequence ATGCAAATAACATTCTATATTCTATTAGCCATCATAGCTTATACTTATATCGGATACGGACTTGTGCTAATACTGCTGAATAGCTTTAAAAAGAACAAATCTCCAAAGCCGGAAAATAATCCATTAGAGGTAACACTATTAATTGCAGCGTATAATGAATCAAGGATTCTTACTCAAAAAATTAAGAATTCGCTTTCGCTGGACTATCCGAAAAGTAAATTAAAAATTGCCATTGTCACCGACGGTTCTACCGATTCCAGCAGGAAAATTATTGAACAGTACCCTTATATAATTCATTACCATAAAGACGAGCGGAGAGGTAAAATAAATGCAATAAATAGAATTATGCCTAAAATCAAAAGTCAAATTACTGTCTTTTCAGATGCTAATGTAATGCTCAATAAAAACGCCATTTTCGAATTGATTAAGCATTTTTCAAATGAAAATACAGCAGTTGTTTCCGGAGAGAAAGTGATACTTAAAGACAAGAATGCTACTGCCAGTTCTTCAGGTGAAGGTTTTTACTGGAAATACGAATCATTTCTAAAAAAGATGGATGCAAAACTAAATACCCTTGTTGGTTCCGCAGGTGAATTATTTGCCATCCGGACGCAATTGTATTCCGAAGTAAAAGAAGACACAATTATCGAAGATTTTTTTATGACTATGAGTCTGGCATCCAGGGGTTTCAAAGTAGAATATGAACCAAAAGCCATTGCAACTGAAACAGGTTCATTAAATATGAAAGAAGAGGAGAAAAGAAAGGTTCGGATTTCTGCTGGTGGAATACAGGCGATAACCCGGCTCATTTCACTACTTAAATTTTGGAAACACCCACTATTAACATTTCAATATTTATCTCATCGTGTTTTCCGATGGACGCTCACACCGCTGGCACTATTCTTAATTGTTCCTATCAATGCCTTACTACTATCTCAGGGACTGATTTTTATTTTAGTATTTACTGCTCAAATCTTGTTTTATCTTTTAGCGTTCTTTGGTTATTTGCTCAGAAACAAATCAATAAAATATAAAGTCATTCATATCCCATATTATTTTTTGTTTATGAATACTTGCGTAATAAAAGGCTGGATTCGTTTTTTTAAAAATTCTCAAAATGTCACATGGGAAAAATCCGAGAGAATCATGACATCGAAATTTGTTTTTGCCACTGAATCAAATAATTAA
- a CDS encoding polysaccharide biosynthesis C-terminal domain-containing protein yields the protein MKAIIHHISSGSLAVANHLLLFTSNFLIYLMLVRTLDLNALGEWALFITWASIIDQFRQGFIHHDLINLIHKYPLQEAKLISSAFIFNLGIIVFLSIPLMFLSLMNIIPELFYFIILSSLSSGLIQFINSILIAHENLRMQFKINLLFTLLSGTATFLLFYYDMLDIQILLWVQLCSSLTVLLYYLLSTKISYCRPHYYLILKLFKFGKYAGSGNLLSLLFHKSDILILSLFVNKEAIALYHFASKVINYIEIPLNGLSQFLFPKLSKYYLQFRQLLFDPIYFKSIAIMIISLIPGLLIIVISPEIILKIFSSEDLKNAFSLIYILMIATVIKPFGRVLGLSIDAINQPQLNTQILAFSLVSNLVLNFLLIPQLGIEGAAIATLTAILFTILSGHFIVYKKYMSHSFSINFSNFLKKS from the coding sequence ATGAAAGCAATTATTCACCATATTTCTTCAGGAAGCCTGGCTGTAGCAAATCATTTACTGCTATTCACTTCAAATTTCCTTATATATCTCATGCTTGTCCGTACGCTCGATCTCAATGCTTTGGGAGAATGGGCGCTATTCATTACCTGGGCAAGTATTATTGACCAGTTTCGTCAAGGTTTTATACATCATGATCTGATAAATCTCATTCATAAATACCCATTGCAGGAAGCTAAACTGATTAGCTCAGCATTTATTTTCAATTTAGGCATTATCGTTTTCCTGTCTATCCCTTTGATGTTTTTGAGTTTAATGAATATCATTCCTGAGCTTTTCTATTTCATAATTCTTTCAAGTCTTTCCTCAGGACTTATTCAGTTTATCAATTCCATTTTAATCGCGCATGAAAATCTCAGAATGCAATTTAAAATCAATTTATTATTTACTCTTTTGAGTGGAACAGCAACTTTCCTCCTTTTCTATTATGACATGCTCGATATCCAAATTTTACTTTGGGTCCAGTTATGCTCCTCCCTAACAGTTTTGTTATATTACTTGCTGAGTACCAAAATTTCTTATTGCAGACCTCATTATTACCTGATTTTAAAACTTTTTAAGTTTGGTAAATATGCCGGATCAGGCAATTTGCTTTCCCTTTTATTTCATAAATCTGATATCCTAATTCTAAGTTTATTTGTAAACAAGGAAGCCATTGCACTCTATCACTTTGCATCTAAGGTGATCAATTACATTGAAATCCCCTTGAATGGATTATCGCAGTTTTTATTCCCAAAACTCTCAAAATACTATCTGCAATTCAGGCAATTGCTGTTTGATCCTATTTATTTTAAGTCAATAGCCATAATGATAATCAGTCTTATACCCGGACTGCTAATAATTGTGATATCACCTGAAATTATATTAAAGATATTTTCTTCTGAAGACCTGAAAAATGCATTCTCACTTATATACATTTTGATGATTGCAACAGTAATCAAGCCATTTGGAAGAGTGCTTGGGCTGTCAATTGACGCTATCAATCAACCGCAATTAAATACTCAAATTTTAGCGTTTAGCCTTGTTTCTAACCTGGTGCTCAATTTTTTATTAATTCCACAATTAGGCATTGAAGGAGCGGCTATAGCTACACTTACAGCTATCCTTTTCACAATATTAAGTGGTCATTTCATCGTATATAAAAAATACATGTCACATAGTTTTTCAATTAATTTTTCAAATTTTTTAAAAAAATCATAA
- a CDS encoding glycosyltransferase family 4 protein, with product MNQKKLNVLMLCKSLPWNFKGGIQTHTWDLSRELQERGHNISILCAGSLFKSQRFVKEGIEIIELPYLPGRYIFPFSKLAEELLFNLSLKFWVNKNAQKYDIVHMQGRSGYLLNQASGKTRYVQTIHGLLKDELQHSDNGKWGSKLYKLVSLPLERRQIALANKVLTVNEQLKNFISQEKIKPPKHIKVIPNGIKIGSPNKVASKTKKLVFVGRLTKIKNIEFLISLMTSLPWDITLSIIGEGPLKKKLEQEVQRRCLKLRVSFRGALSRREIDKELNNSMALILPSFHETQGIVLMEAASNSIPSIASNLPATRECVIDGETGFLCNVNDRSAFRRAILKLYNEPSKIKSMGRMARKHVMQKYDWSQLSEETAKVYAETLKK from the coding sequence ATGAATCAAAAAAAATTAAATGTACTCATGCTCTGCAAAAGTCTTCCCTGGAATTTTAAAGGTGGAATTCAAACACATACCTGGGATCTGAGTCGCGAACTTCAGGAAAGAGGTCACAATATAAGTATCCTTTGCGCAGGTTCACTTTTCAAGAGCCAAAGGTTCGTAAAAGAAGGAATTGAAATCATTGAGCTTCCGTATTTGCCGGGGAGATATATTTTCCCCTTTTCAAAATTAGCCGAAGAATTGCTCTTTAACTTATCACTAAAATTTTGGGTAAATAAAAATGCGCAGAAATATGACATAGTTCATATGCAGGGTCGAAGTGGATATTTATTGAATCAGGCTAGCGGCAAAACCAGATATGTTCAAACCATCCACGGCTTATTGAAAGATGAACTACAACATTCTGATAATGGTAAATGGGGCTCAAAATTATATAAACTCGTAAGTCTTCCTTTGGAACGTAGACAAATCGCTTTGGCTAACAAAGTACTGACGGTAAATGAGCAGCTCAAAAATTTCATATCTCAGGAAAAAATTAAACCCCCAAAACACATAAAGGTTATACCAAACGGAATAAAAATCGGAAGCCCTAATAAGGTGGCATCAAAGACTAAAAAACTGGTATTCGTAGGTCGATTAACAAAAATTAAAAATATAGAATTTCTTATAAGTTTGATGACAAGCCTGCCATGGGATATAACCTTATCTATTATTGGAGAAGGTCCCCTTAAAAAAAAGCTCGAGCAAGAAGTTCAACGCAGGTGTTTAAAGTTGAGAGTGAGCTTTCGTGGTGCCCTTTCCCGGAGGGAAATCGACAAGGAGTTAAATAATTCCATGGCTCTTATATTGCCATCATTTCATGAAACTCAGGGAATAGTTCTTATGGAAGCTGCTTCTAATTCTATTCCTTCCATCGCAAGTAATTTGCCCGCAACAAGAGAATGTGTAATTGATGGCGAAACAGGCTTTTTATGCAATGTGAATGACAGATCAGCCTTCCGCAGGGCCATTCTCAAATTATACAATGAGCCTTCTAAAATTAAAAGTATGGGCCGCATGGCAAGAAAACATGTAATGCAAAAGTACGATTGGTCTCAGCTAAGTGAAGAAACGGCTAAGGTTTACGCAGAAACATTAAAAAAATAA
- a CDS encoding lipocalin family protein, with the protein MRNLLLLTIITSLFIACGDDDSSNTPGTSKSKTELLTEGKWKITAMTIAPAVDRGDGTLVTDFYNNFLEECDRDDLLNWNADGTYAHEEGAISCDSAGTGGEVYDEGTWSFNSSETLLTEISNDDDTSTFTIVSITTSQIVATVIEEFDTTEHTITATLIKQ; encoded by the coding sequence ATGAGAAATTTACTTTTATTAACAATTATTACGTCTTTATTTATCGCTTGTGGCGATGATGACAGTAGCAATACACCAGGAACTTCTAAATCAAAAACCGAATTACTTACAGAGGGAAAATGGAAAATTACAGCTATGACTATCGCGCCGGCCGTAGATCGGGGAGATGGAACGCTTGTAACAGATTTTTACAATAATTTCCTCGAAGAATGCGACAGGGATGATCTTCTTAACTGGAATGCCGATGGAACTTATGCCCACGAAGAAGGTGCAATATCTTGTGATTCTGCAGGTACGGGAGGTGAAGTTTATGATGAAGGCACCTGGTCTTTCAACTCAAGTGAAACCCTCTTAACTGAAATTAGCAACGATGACGACACCAGTACATTTACGATTGTTTCAATTACTACAAGTCAGATTGTAGCAACCGTAATAGAAGAATTCGACACGACTGAACATACCATTACCGCTACGCTTATAAAGCAGTAA